From a single Lewinella sp. LCG006 genomic region:
- the trmD gene encoding tRNA (guanosine(37)-N1)-methyltransferase TrmD has protein sequence MRIDIISVMPELLHSPFEHSIMKRAQEKGLLEVEVHNLRDYGLGKHKQLDDYQFGGGAGMVMMCEPLANCIDDLQKERTYDEIIFLTPDGERYRQSIANQLSLKGNLLLICGHYKGIDERIRELYVTREISIGDYVLSGGELAAAVLVDSIGRLLPGVLGDEQSALTDSFQDDLLAPPVYTRPASFRGKDIPDILRSGNTAKIEEWRYEQALARTQARRPDLLED, from the coding sequence ATGCGTATTGATATTATTTCTGTGATGCCCGAGTTATTACACAGTCCGTTTGAGCATTCGATCATGAAGCGGGCACAGGAAAAAGGATTACTGGAAGTGGAGGTACACAACCTGCGAGACTACGGCCTGGGCAAACACAAACAACTTGACGATTATCAATTTGGGGGCGGGGCTGGTATGGTAATGATGTGCGAGCCACTGGCCAACTGCATAGACGACCTGCAAAAGGAACGCACCTACGATGAGATCATTTTCCTGACACCAGACGGAGAGCGTTACCGTCAATCCATTGCCAACCAACTTTCCCTCAAAGGCAACCTCTTGCTCATCTGTGGCCACTACAAGGGCATTGACGAGCGTATCCGTGAACTTTACGTAACCCGAGAGATCAGCATTGGCGATTATGTACTCAGCGGTGGTGAGCTCGCCGCCGCCGTATTGGTAGATTCCATCGGGCGATTACTACCCGGCGTATTGGGCGATGAACAATCGGCACTGACGGATTCGTTTCAGGACGATCTGCTGGCCCCTCCGGTATATACTCGCCCTGCCTCTTTTCGAGGAAAAGACATTCCCGACATCCTTCGCTCTGGCAATACCGCCAAGATTGAGGAGTGGCGCTACGAACAGGCCCTGGCTCGCACACAGGCACGGAGGCCGGATTTGTTGGAGGATTGA
- a CDS encoding SH3 domain-containing protein has product MRTALLTIIIISAHFLFGQYDEAFSTVTAPSGLTLREGPGLDYDRLTTIPFNTQVNLMEDQINYQQVDTIGDISGYWVPVRYQKKEGYLFSPYLKRGYLFTPANDGVNKDYRIVIPGMRVSALNYAPDLYWYALIAKAGEEYGDFLLQKVDPIVDFAPMTMEEHYNWAYEEGLVSMDLEVSDDYVFLFIGTQKPIEEVEKMVQKTYYNEAAGYPDWGQSIYPYQQLPIFEDKDGGRFVLSGHIAPTKSTYQSGDEIDYSLGISYCRYPGDYQQVPHQVLTPELSTSTVEEALPSYFYHHPRIFWQGDLNGDQMPDLIFYQPNTSECCGGSESFYLLMSEQINGNWEWHRAAEDTLESWGGC; this is encoded by the coding sequence ATGCGCACCGCACTATTGACCATCATTATCATCAGTGCCCATTTTTTGTTTGGGCAATATGACGAAGCCTTTTCCACCGTGACTGCTCCTTCGGGGCTCACCTTGCGCGAAGGGCCAGGACTTGACTACGATCGGTTGACCACCATCCCATTTAATACCCAGGTAAACCTCATGGAAGACCAAATCAATTACCAGCAAGTAGACACCATTGGTGATATCAGTGGCTATTGGGTACCTGTTCGTTACCAAAAAAAGGAGGGTTATCTTTTTTCTCCCTACCTCAAAAGAGGCTATTTGTTTACCCCAGCTAATGATGGAGTGAACAAAGATTACCGTATCGTTATTCCGGGTATGCGAGTCAGTGCCCTCAACTACGCCCCTGATCTCTACTGGTACGCCCTGATCGCTAAAGCAGGGGAGGAGTACGGTGATTTCCTTTTACAAAAGGTGGATCCCATTGTAGATTTTGCCCCCATGACCATGGAAGAGCATTACAATTGGGCGTATGAAGAAGGCTTGGTAAGTATGGACTTGGAGGTGTCGGACGATTATGTTTTCCTCTTCATCGGTACCCAAAAGCCTATCGAAGAGGTAGAAAAAATGGTACAAAAAACCTACTACAATGAGGCCGCTGGTTACCCTGATTGGGGGCAATCAATCTATCCCTACCAACAACTTCCCATTTTTGAAGACAAAGATGGGGGCAGATTTGTCCTTTCTGGGCACATTGCCCCTACCAAGAGCACTTATCAAAGTGGTGATGAAATCGACTATTCTCTTGGAATAAGTTACTGCCGATATCCGGGAGATTACCAGCAGGTGCCTCATCAAGTCCTTACACCAGAACTCAGTACCTCTACCGTTGAAGAGGCATTGCCTTCTTATTTCTATCATCATCCCCGCATTTTCTGGCAAGGTGATCTCAATGGTGACCAAATGCCAGATTTGATCTTCTATCAACCCAATACCAGCGAGTGCTGTGGTGGTTCTGAAAGCTTTTACCTTCTCATGTCTGAGCAAATAAATGGAAACTGGGAGTGGCACCGCGCCGCAGAAGATACTTTGGAGAGTTGGGGTGGGTGTTAG
- a CDS encoding DUF6495 family protein, translated as MKFRRLTKEELQGLEGEFVQFLAANTVTAQDWEQLKTEEVVKAEELLNMFSDIVFEKIIKQVVYLEVRTPNDLKTFHCLEDKIVLNGLHVEGQAIHDLTSDLPTSEIMESFKQADVQLKIYTAEKAYLPDRAAEIFRMLESGALIAPQGQWFQTIEALKKDA; from the coding sequence ATGAAGTTTAGACGCCTCACCAAAGAAGAATTGCAAGGCCTCGAAGGAGAATTCGTTCAGTTTCTGGCCGCCAATACGGTCACAGCTCAAGATTGGGAACAGCTCAAAACAGAGGAAGTCGTAAAAGCGGAAGAACTCTTGAATATGTTCAGTGATATCGTCTTTGAGAAGATTATCAAGCAAGTCGTCTACCTCGAAGTACGCACGCCCAATGACCTGAAGACTTTTCACTGTCTAGAAGACAAGATCGTGCTGAATGGTCTCCATGTTGAAGGTCAGGCCATCCACGATCTTACCAGCGATCTCCCCACTTCGGAGATCATGGAAAGCTTCAAACAAGCCGATGTTCAATTGAAAATCTATACCGCCGAAAAGGCCTATCTTCCCGATCGCGCAGCAGAAATCTTCCGCATGCTCGAAAGCGGTGCCCTCATCGCCCCCCAAGGCCAGTGGTTCCAGACCATCGAGGCGCTTAAGAAGGATGCTTAA